The DNA region GCGACGTCGATGTAGCGAGACTGACGGCTGGGATTTGGGCTTTGGCATATTAGCATGTTGATCACATGCCTCAGCGCGTGGAACGCGAGCGAGTAAGGGCGCGCGTGCCAAGGGGCCATACCAGGGTGTATATTTATTATGCTTAGATGCATCTCTAATTTTTTTATTCAAATATTTGTactattttttaaaataaaattttatttaaaaaatataaatatttaaactaaaaaaaAGCTAGAGGTGCATTTAAGGATTACTCATTTGCACCAATAGACCATACGTTACGGCCTCGTATACGGATCCGGTGTGCAGACGCCGGCGTAGCCGCATGAATTTTCTGATTTCTTATTAGCAATACATCGCCATCGCCATCGTTGTAGTAGCGCTACTGCGCAGCGAGCAAAAGGAGGAGCCGACTACGAGCCAACGGTCTCCCACATGTCGTCGCCTCAACAGTGCTTGCACGGTTGCACCGCCGGTAATGATAGAATCGATCGAATATCTATGAAAATGGATCCGGATACCCGTCTTTCTATTTTCTTTCTGTTTTCATCCTCTAAAATAGAAGCGAATCGGGTACCTATCGAAACGAATTCGGATATCTCGAATATTTATTTTCTTATTCCATCTCTAACCACCGGCTTCCGTCGCTTTGGATCCGGACAGCGAGCGATTGCATTTTTTCTTTTCGTTTTGAGAGCAAATATATCACCGTGGCTGCACGGTGGAAGATCTCCTGGGGGAGTGGAAGGTAGCCAAGGTGAAGAGAGAATATATAAGGTTGCAAATTGATTGGCTGCGAAAGCTAGACGGAATATTCAGCGATGTGGGTTTAAGGTTTCTGCGTGTGTTAGTGACCCCATCAATGCACTGCTTGTAACTAGGAACAAACAGAAAAtggcgggccggcggcggcgtttgCTGGCCCGCTGCGTGCGGCGAGGACGACGTCATCGCTCAGAGTCGCGTACTTTTTTTTTGATTTTTATGCTTAGAGTCACGTACATGGTCGAAGCCGGGAGATGATGAGAATCCAAACCGAATGCACATTTCTCTTACCGTCTCAACGGCCCAACCTGCGGCACATCTCTCGTGACCGGCGATTCTGGGGGCCCAATCCCACACGTATGTGTGTACCTCGCTCCCCCAACCTAGAAAAAGAAGCCCAGCCCATCCACCCCAAACCACACCTCCGCGCCCACCCACACCAACCACGAAGCCTGAGCCGCGCCATGTCGCCTGCCGGGCGATCCGGCCGCCCGGACGCGCCTCTCCACCTCGTCTTCGTGCCATTCCTCGCGCGCAGCCACTTCGCGCCCCTCGCAGCCAAGGCCGCCGACGCGTGCGGGCAGCGCGTCGGCGCTACCGCAACCACGGCCGCCATCGTCACCACGCCGCACTTCGCGGCCCTCGCGCCGCCGTGCGTGCCGGTGCACGTGGCGGGATTCCGCTGCCCGGGCGGGCACGAGGACTTCTCCCAGCTCCCGGACGACGAGgcctcctccgcgccggccTTCTTCTCGGCCGCGGAGGCCGCGCTGGCGCCGgcgctggcggccgtcctccgcGCCCAAGACGGCCCCGTGGCGGTCGTCTCCGACGCCGTGCTCTACTGGGTCCCGCGCGTCGCGCGCGAGTGCGGCGCCCCGCACGTCACTTTCCACACCATCGGCGCCTTCGCCGCGTCCGCCATGGTCGCGGTCCACCTCCACCGGCCCGAGGCCTTCCTGGACCCGTTCGTCGTCCCCGGTGGGTTCCCGCGGCACGTGAAGCTGCGCAGGGCGCAGATCAACGAGGAGGCTCTGGCGCACCTCCCTCTCTTCCGCGCCGCCGAGGCCCAGAGCTACGCCGTCGCATTTAACAGCTTCGCGGCGCTCGAGGCCAACTTCGCCGCCTACTACCAGAGCCAGCTCGCCGGGCGTCccaagaaggtgttcctcgtcgGCCCCGCgctcgctgccgccgcctctccccgcgccgtcaccggcggcgcggagcgggACCCCATCCTGCAGTGGCTAGACGGCCGCCCGGCGGGGTCGGTGGTGTACGTGTGCTTCGGGAGCACGTGCGCGCTGGGCGAGAGCCAGCTCCGCGAGCTGGCCACCGGGCTGCGCGCGTCCGGCCGCACGTTCCTCTGGGTGATCCCGGCGGCCCGCGGggagggcggcgcggctcgggaggagCGCGCGTCCAGCCACGGCATGGTGGTTGCCGGGCGGTGGGCGCCGCAGGCGGAGATCCTGGCGCACCGCGCGGTGGGCGGGTTCGTGACCCACTGCGGCTGGAACTCGGTGCTGGAGGCCGTGCGCGCCGGCGTGCCACTCGCGACGTGGCCGCTCCGCGCCGAGCAGTTCGTGAACGAGGCGTTCCTCGTGGAGGTGCTCCGCGTGGGCGTGCGGGTGCGGGAGGTGGCGCGCGAGGAGGCGGGCCTGGAGGCCCTGGTGCCGGCCGGCGCGGTGACGCGCGCTGTGGGGAGGCTCATGGGCGACGGCCAGGGCGAGGCAGAGGCGGTGGCGGGGAGGAGGGCCAGAGCCAGGGAGCTCGGATCCGCGGCGCGGGCAGCGGTAGCGGAGGGCGGCTCGTCTTGCGGTGACTGGGCACGGCTGGTAGAAGAGCTCAAGGCGTTACACGGTCGCGACAGCGATCCGCAGGTGTGACTAGTGTACTGATGTTTGTCACGTACAGATGACAGTGGCAAATTCTTTGCTGCCTTGCTTGTAAGCATAAAGAACCCCAGGAAACAAAAAGAAGCGAAATAAACAGCATGCTCTGTACTATCTCACGGTTTCGTGATCACAAGCCATAGGTATTGATGGCTAAATATGCAGCCCAGACACGGCACGAACACGGCCAGGCATGATACGATTGGGCACAACACGATTAGGCACGATTGGGCATGATACGATTAGGCATGGATTAGGCACATGATTACGTGATGATAAAAAAGATCATATTGTCATGGCAGAAAATTGCACATTCGGTGAATAGGTCACTACTATATCTGGTTTAATATATAAAGAAGGGGGTCAGAACTATTTGCACAGTGTACACGTAGGGATAGAAGTGGTAGCACCATCACACCAATGTGAAGTTTTGATCAGTTTGTTAGTTCATTTATACCACATTTCCTTTGCTTTAAATCCGGATTTGTTCAAATAAAGATTGTATCAAACCAATGGTCCAGAGAAAACAAAACTTGTATCCTATCCGGAGATGCAAGCTTTTATTATAGGAAAAAGTTCAAATTACACCTCTCAAGTATCGTCAAAGTCCAGATAACTTCATAAACTATTTCTTGATTCGATTTACCTCTAAACTATATCATTTGATCCAATTTATCTCCTAATACAACTTGTGTGTTACCGTAAAATGTAAATTTTTTACATTTCCTAGGCATCAAACACGGAGCTTATGATTACTGATTCGATCAGCTAGTTGGGACCTGGGAATTCCTCCCGGCCTCGGTCGTGTGTGTTGACTGTTGACCAAGACTAATCTTTCCGTTTCTGTGGGTCTTGGCGTGTGGAAGAAGTGAAGAAGTCCGGCGTGCATGTGTCGACGCCGACTCGCCGCGTAAATCGGTCTCGATATCATCCAAGGGAATCATATACAATCCCTTCGTATATATAGTATACAGTGTATGTTTTACTCGACGTTTGAGGTTTTTAAAGCTTGATCGTTTTGTTTTCCTGTGTCGACAAACATGTGATGCTATCATTATCACGGATCGATATTTGGTGTATACTGAAACTATAGTGGAGTTAGCGGCATTAGTGGTAATACTTGAAATATTGTTGCGGGCCTGTCTATAGCCGGGCTATTTGCAACAATGATTTTACAACTTTTACAACTAAATAGAACTttttaaatgttttcaaaacgACAATTTCCATATACTGATACGGTGTTTCAGGACAAATCTATTTGGAATTTGCAGCATCATTTTGGAAGTACAAATCGATGGCGATGTGTTTGCCCAACGAGGCATCCGAAGGGACCACGATCGGTATGCAAAACCCAATTTGGCATCCAAAGTTTGCGTTTGGTCCTAGATCCAATGGTATACGTACGAACGATGTAAAATGAAGTTAAATAGAGTATTGTTGGTCGAGTACTG from Panicum hallii strain FIL2 chromosome 9, PHallii_v3.1, whole genome shotgun sequence includes:
- the LOC112877446 gene encoding UDP-glycosyltransferase 73C4-like, whose product is MSPAGRSGRPDAPLHLVFVPFLARSHFAPLAAKAADACGQRVGATATTAAIVTTPHFAALAPPCVPVHVAGFRCPGGHEDFSQLPDDEASSAPAFFSAAEAALAPALAAVLRAQDGPVAVVSDAVLYWVPRVARECGAPHVTFHTIGAFAASAMVAVHLHRPEAFLDPFVVPGGFPRHVKLRRAQINEEALAHLPLFRAAEAQSYAVAFNSFAALEANFAAYYQSQLAGRPKKVFLVGPALAAAASPRAVTGGAERDPILQWLDGRPAGSVVYVCFGSTCALGESQLRELATGLRASGRTFLWVIPAARGEGGAAREERASSHGMVVAGRWAPQAEILAHRAVGGFVTHCGWNSVLEAVRAGVPLATWPLRAEQFVNEAFLVEVLRVGVRVREVAREEAGLEALVPAGAVTRAVGRLMGDGQGEAEAVAGRRARARELGSAARAAVAEGGSSCGDWARLVEELKALHGRDSDPQV